One stretch of Sandaracinaceae bacterium DNA includes these proteins:
- a CDS encoding thiamine pyrophosphate-binding protein, translating to MSTEKHGGDIVADVLSRHGIRHIFTLCGGHISPILTGARARGIDIIDVRHEASAVFAADAVARMTGVPGVAAVTAGPGVTNTLTAVKNAQLAQTPLLIFGGATATLLKGRGALQDIDQISLVKSAVKWATAVGTVPALGPTVHKALEIAQSGVPGPVFVEVPVDLLYPESIVKGWYISESGIENAKGLGAKALELYLKGHLYKQFHLPHVDLDLPELRLPRRNDVHDQIDQVVARLRRAERPALVVGNQTMVNCHDAASLADAVDKLGMPVWLGGAARGLLGRDSDIQFRHKRGRALKEADVVIVCGFPFDFRLKYGRAIGSKAFVVHANLAEDELRKNRRPEIAVHTHPADFVRGLAEAFGPGRGRWDSWIAACREREVKRDAEIAAQATTEGERVDPIYLFQRIEEKMADDSVIVADGGDFVATGAYILKPRRPLSWLDPGVYGTLGVGGGFAVGAACVRKDAEVWLIWGDGSSAYSLAELDTCVRHGLAPIAVVGTDASWQQIARDQVEILGDDVGTTLLHTDYHEVAKGYGGVGLLLTDAAKVDETLDEAKRLSREGKPVLINVHLAASDFRKGSISI from the coding sequence ATGAGCACCGAGAAACACGGCGGAGACATCGTCGCCGACGTCCTGTCCCGTCACGGCATTCGCCACATCTTCACCCTCTGCGGCGGGCACATCTCGCCCATCCTCACGGGCGCGAGGGCGCGGGGCATCGACATCATCGACGTGCGCCACGAGGCGAGCGCGGTCTTCGCAGCGGACGCGGTGGCGCGCATGACCGGCGTGCCCGGGGTGGCGGCGGTGACGGCCGGGCCCGGGGTGACGAACACGCTGACCGCGGTGAAGAACGCGCAGCTCGCGCAGACGCCCTTGCTGATCTTCGGGGGCGCGACCGCGACGCTGCTGAAGGGGCGCGGCGCGCTCCAGGACATCGACCAGATCTCGCTCGTAAAGTCGGCCGTGAAGTGGGCGACCGCGGTCGGCACCGTGCCGGCGCTCGGCCCCACCGTGCACAAGGCGCTCGAGATCGCGCAGAGCGGCGTGCCGGGACCCGTCTTCGTCGAGGTCCCCGTCGACCTCCTCTACCCGGAGTCGATCGTCAAGGGCTGGTACATCAGCGAGAGCGGGATCGAGAACGCGAAGGGGCTCGGCGCGAAGGCGCTCGAGCTCTACCTCAAGGGCCACCTCTACAAGCAGTTCCACCTGCCCCACGTCGACCTCGATCTGCCCGAGCTGCGCTTGCCGCGCCGCAACGACGTGCACGATCAGATCGACCAGGTCGTCGCGCGGCTCCGACGCGCGGAGCGCCCGGCCCTCGTGGTCGGCAACCAGACGATGGTCAACTGTCACGACGCGGCCTCGCTCGCGGACGCGGTCGACAAGCTGGGCATGCCGGTCTGGCTCGGTGGGGCGGCCCGCGGGCTGCTCGGCCGCGACAGCGACATCCAGTTCCGTCACAAGCGCGGGCGAGCGCTCAAGGAAGCGGACGTGGTGATCGTCTGCGGCTTCCCCTTCGACTTCCGGCTCAAGTACGGGCGCGCCATCGGGAGCAAGGCCTTCGTGGTGCACGCCAACCTCGCCGAGGACGAGCTGCGCAAGAACCGCCGCCCCGAGATCGCGGTCCACACCCACCCCGCGGACTTCGTGCGCGGGCTGGCCGAGGCCTTCGGTCCGGGACGCGGGCGCTGGGACTCCTGGATCGCGGCCTGCCGCGAGCGCGAGGTGAAGCGCGACGCGGAGATCGCCGCGCAAGCCACCACCGAGGGCGAGCGGGTCGACCCCATCTACCTCTTCCAGCGCATCGAGGAGAAGATGGCCGACGACTCGGTCATCGTGGCCGACGGCGGGGACTTCGTGGCGACCGGCGCCTACATCCTCAAGCCGCGACGTCCCCTCTCGTGGCTGGACCCGGGCGTGTACGGGACCCTCGGGGTCGGCGGCGGCTTCGCGGTCGGCGCCGCGTGCGTGCGCAAGGACGCCGAGGTCTGGCTGATCTGGGGCGACGGCTCGAGCGCGTACAGCCTGGCCGAGCTCGACACCTGCGTGCGCCACGGGCTCGCCCCCATCGCGGTCGTGGGCACCGACGCCTCGTGGCAGCAGATCGCGCGCGATCAGGTCGAGATCCTGGGCGACGACGTCGGGACGACGCTCCTGCACACGGACTACCACGAGGTGGCGAAGGGCTACGGCGGGGTCGGTCTCCTGCTGACGGACGCGGCCAAGGTCGACGAGACCCTCGACGAGGCAAAACGGCTGTCGCGCGAAGGCAAGCCGGTGCTCATCAACGTGCACCTCGCGGCGAGCGATTTCCGCAAGGGCTCCATCTCGATCTGA